GTGCCAGAAGCAGCtttgtatgattgggcacaacccaccacTGAAAATTTGGCAACTGCAATCGCAGTCTTTCAGATACAAGCGAAGTCATtccaaatcacaaacaacatgctacatctgctgcagAACAAGAGACTGTTCTccgggtcttacattgaagatccacaTCAACATCTGAATCTTTTTTAGTCAATTTGTGTCACGCAAAGGCAACCAAATGTGACATTAACAATAAGACTGTTGTTGTTTCCATTCTCAGTGAGAGGAGAAGCCCAAACTTGGCTTAATTCGCTCCCCATAAATTCCATCAcaacttgggaggaattagtcaagtaaTTTTTGAATAAGTTCTACCCACTTAATAAGACTGCCAAGCAGgttgatgagatattgagcttcaaGCAGAAACTAACTGAAATATtacaagaaacgtgggagagATTTAAAAGTATGTTGGTtaagtgtccacaccatggcattccagatcagatgttgggacaACGGTTTTAAATGGGATTGGCAGACAacttaaaggccaatgttgatgcttcagcaggtaGAGCATTTTTGAGCAAGTCATTTAGAGAGTGTAAGGTCTTACAAGATAAAATGGCTCCAAACTCGGGATAGATGACAAGAGACTCCACAATCACCCCTATAGTTCACTCAGTAGCGTTGAACCCGAACAATTCCATAGTCGAAAATATGGCCACTCTGAtgacgcaaatgagtatcctcactaagaagattgatgaatcaggccagaagcaaGCACACATAGTTGACATGACTAATGTGggattatgtacaccatgcattaaccaaccatacTTGTGTTCGTGAAGTAGTGAAAGTGACAACCGGAACTATCATGAGAACATGAACTATGTTGGCAAGTATGGAGGTCAGAgacaaggtggtcagaattgggggcagcaaaatcagcagtatagaccagcacaacaacagtacaataacaccaacaatactGGAGCAAGTTTACTATATCTAACAAGTTCAAATCGGTTAATGTTTCTCAACCCTGAACTGTGATGATGCAATTTCTGAATATATACTCAACTTTAACAGATTCCCCTGTAGGTGTGGAAACCTCAAACGGAACCCCTAATTTTTCTGGTGCTTTTCCAAACTCGACACAAAAATAAGGAGACACATAAGAGAAAGTTGAACCAGGATCAACTAATACATAAGTAAGGGGACCAAAAACTGAGAGAATACCTGTAATAACTCTGTTAGACACCTCATCATTTTTCCTGTCTAGAACTGTATAGAATTTGGCTGGTCCGCCTCCTCCTTGAGCTTCACCTCTATTGGCACCATGCTCAGTCTGAGTATTAGGTGCCCGAACTAGAGGAGGTGCAACTATAGAATTACCCATGGATACTGCCTGAGTGGTTGGAGCTTTCCCCGGAGCTTGTCTAAGTCGTGGACAGTCTCTCTTAATATGAATCGGATCGTGGCAGTGGAAATAACCTGTTTGACCCAAAAAGGCATTTCCTTGGATGTTTGTCGCTGTACGAAGGACATATAGGATAGGAGAACCGAGGTTGGCCCTGACTAGTTGAACTTTTCCCCTGAGGGGCATGACCCTTACTATACTGGCCATGTATGAGTGGAGCTGGATAAGGAGATGAGTGAGTCGTTGATTGAATGTGACCTGAATGATTAGTGTTCTTACCCCCAACTAAAAATCCAGTATAACAACTTGTTGTTATAGTCTTCTTGTTGTTATCTCTAGCTTCCCTAGTGATTTTATCAAAAGCCTCCTTATGCATAGCGATATTTACAATCTGAAGATAAGTTTTATCATCGTAATATGAAGTCATATCTTTTACCATATGATATTAGTTGTCGTGTTGGTAACTGCACTGGCTGGGCAATATTTGTAGGGACAACTGGTGGTGGTACCTCGAGTGGAGATTGAAAATCATCTCCTATAACCTCCTCACATGAGGGTCTTCAGGAAGAGCATGAACGGGTGTAGCCTTACCACTAGCCGAATGGGCTAGGGACTCCAGAAAGTCCAAAATTTTGTATATTCAATCATCCTGCTGATGTGGTTGATTTGCCCTGAGTGGGTTGGAAGGGGGTGTGATTTAAACCTAATCACTAACAACCCGCTGAGGTGGAACTTGTTCCTGTGTAGTGGCCCTACTACGAGCGAGATTACCTCTGGCATTTCTACCTCTACCCCTAGCATtttgacctctacctctaccgCTGCCACGTCCTCTAAGTGCAGCTGGTGCTATTGGTGCGGCATGCACCTCTAGTACTGCTTCTTGATGATTAGCAGCTAGTATCCcaatatttttagcaacaaaAGATGAAGTAGATCTTGTTCTAACCATCTTGTTCACTGAAACAAGAGATAAATGCGTGTTAGAATTCTGAAAGGTTTAGCTCTAACGCACGATATGAGAATCAAATAAAATAAGTCCTAacatgccctgtagcctcccAAATATAAGTATGGTGTATAATATACCCATGATTGAGACTCTGCTAGACACAACTCATGACTCCTTAGGACTTCCTAAACCTGGCTGCTCTGATATCAACTCGTCACGCTCACAAACTGGGGTGAGACGTGATTGGCACTCAACCCTTACCACTCGTTGAGTGAACCCTGTACTATTTGTATCAAACTTCAAGTTCAACAGCAAAGAATCTAAcgtacttaaatattatttctaaTCAAGTTGCAGCTCTTAAGctgactgataaaaataataaataaaggataaatttcaaaatattttaatacTTACCCACTAACAAGTTATGATACTCTAGAATCTGGGAAAAAATTAAAATACATAGCCTACGGGTGCATCCCCCGGAAATAAAATAAACTTCAAAAAAAGGAtataaataatagtctgaaaaggGTCCGCTACCGCTAGGATGAATCAACAGAGTCTATAAACTGAATCAAGAATATCTCCTCTAGCCATGTGCCTCGTTACCTGCATCATCAATACCTGCCATATGACGTAGCAAGCCCAAACGGGCTAAGTACCACCAAAGGATACCTAATAAGTCTCATAGGCTACTTCCTAAAAAGGCGGAGCGAGACCTTCTGGGAGAAATAATAAAGAAAATGGATATACAAAAAAGTCATataaatcatataaaattttacaGCCAAGTAATAAGCTAGAAACTGAAATTATAAGCTAAATTGTAAGCTGAAACTTAATGTAGAAATTGAGTCTATAACTGATATCTGAAATAGAAACTGGGGgggtgtgtgtatgtgtgtgtgtgtgtgtgtatatatatatatatatatatatatatatatatatatatatatatatatatatatatatatatatatataaaacataaCTTTGCTGGAAATTATTACGCATAATGGCCCTGCATACGTGAGCATCTGGGAACACGTATGGGGGAGTGTCGTCCTATCTCCCCAACTGCGAGCGTGGAGTAGGTAACCCTGGCATCATGACACTCACGCTGGGGGAGGTTTTCCACTTCTCCCTACTGAATATGATCACACTGATGCATGAATTAATGTTGAAACTGAATACTTAACTGAATAAGAATATCACAAATAAAGGCACATAATAATTGGTAATACACATAAGCATGTATTCATGTCACATATAATATTGTACTAAATAAGAATAAGTGAATTGAGTATTGGATCACGAGAAGACATGACTTAGCTTTATCTAACATATGGAGCACATGGGTTCTAATGAAATTCCCCACTAGGAAAGTAAACCTCAACTCACCTCAATTTGCCTTTCGGTCCAATCGTAAGTTTAAGATGACTAACAATTCAATTTCTAAACCGTCACAATCACAATATTCTGCAACTCGGTAGAAGTTGTATGTCGTTCTCCTTAAGCTTATGTTTCCAATCTTTAGAAAaggtttctttctttctttctttttttcaattGCCTACACTTATTATGGTTGCTGGTCACGCAACCCATGGGCTTGGACAAAAGAGTTTATTATCATATGCCATTATCTTTAATTTGATCATTTAGCTAGTGGCCTACGTAGATATTACTTAGATCCACATCTTAGTAAAAATGGCCATAAACTATTTTATAAAGGCAACCAATAGATGATTAAATTTGCTGTCAATGGAACTTAAAGAAACGTGACTTTCATTCTTCTTATTAATTCTAATCATATTTATTAAAATTGCCACATATACTCTCCATGGACATTGGTATAAAATTTACTGTTTGGTGATATACCCCTGGACAAATACAATATACTACGATCACGATAATAAACATATCTCATTCATGTCATTAGGCTAGTAATTGGCGTATTTAGAGCCTAAATATTACCGGGGGCTTACATTTCCCCTAATTGATTTCGTTCATTTTTCATATGTGTTCTGACTAGGTTGTTGCTTTATTACCCATTTACTTCTTGTGCCAATTATGTTTCTATTATTCCTTTGTTTGTTTTATATTAATAATCTTTATGTTGTTAGCCATACATTGATGTTCCTTATATTGCTAGCTTTATGTTTATCATGTACAGATtttatgtctagtgagtgtctcaaCTTACCTCATcattactctactgaggttagtcctgatacttactaggtaccgatgtgGTGGACTCAGTCACTTTCTTGGGaaacgttgtatcagcagagggcattcaggtggatcctaataagattgaggcagtttagaactggcctaggcccacttcagctacagagatctggagtttcttgggtttaacGGGTTATTActgtcggttcgtggaggggttctcatctatagcagccccgttgacccagaagggtgccttgTTTAGATAGTcaaacgagtgtgaggcgagcttttagaagctcaagactgttttgactacgacgccagtgttggtgttgcccacaacttcaggatcttatacggtatattgtgatgcatctcgtattggacttggtgcagtattaatgtaggatggcagggtgattgacTATGTGTCGCGGTagttgaagattcatgagaagaattaccatgttcatgacatGGAGTTGGCaatcattgttcatgcgctaaagatttggaggcactatctttacagattatcgtgtgaggtattcacggatcatcagagtctacagtatttgttcaaacaaaaggagctcaatttgaggcagatgaggtggttggagctattgaaagactatgatatcaccatcttgtatcatcccaggaaggccaatgtgattATCAACAAgcaaagtatgagca
This region of Nicotiana tomentosiformis chromosome 4, ASM39032v3, whole genome shotgun sequence genomic DNA includes:
- the LOC138909177 gene encoding uncharacterized protein → MASIVRVMPLRGKVQLVRANLGSPILYVLRTATNIQGNAFLGQTGYFHCHDPIHIKRDCPRLRQAPGKAPTTQAVSMGNSIVAPPLVRAPNTQTEHGANRGEAQGGGGPAKFYTVLDRKNDEVSNRVITGILSVFGPLTYVLVDPGSTFSYVSPYFCVEFGKAPEKLGVPFEVSTPTGESVKVEYIFRNCIITVQG